A DNA window from Choristoneura fumiferana chromosome 24, NRCan_CFum_1, whole genome shotgun sequence contains the following coding sequences:
- the LOC141441677 gene encoding uncharacterized protein — protein MVDVTALRNQVDSNIKRDAVRQKQAFDAKRKKAPNYMVGDLVVLKIPSQSNEGQSTKLLPLYKGPFQVTEVLGKDRYRVADMRGAERSSKRYDGTACVENMKPWIKFSAEDSDSSQEPDVVKNNEAPA, from the exons ATGGTGGACGTAACGGCGCTTAGGAATCAAGTTGATTCCAACATAAAGAGAGATGCTGTAAGGCAAAAGCAAGCTTTCGATGCCAAACGCAAAAAGGCACCAAACTACATGGTAGGTGACTTGGTAGTACTCAAAATCCCTAGCCAGTCAAATGAGGGACAGAGTACAAAATTGTTGCCACTTTATAAGGGCCCATTCCAAGTAACTGAAGTGCTGGGTAAGGATCGCTACAGGGTTGCCGATATGAGAGGAGCAGAGAGGAGTTCCAAGCGTTACGACGGAACAGCTTGTGTGGAGAACATGAAGCCGTGGATCAAATTCTCAGCAGAAGACTCTGACTCCTCACAAGAACCGGATGTTGtcaaaaataatgaag CTCCTGCATAA